Within Pseudomonas tructae, the genomic segment TACGACGCAAACCCTACAGCGTGGTGCTGCTGGACGAGGTGGAAAAAGCCCACCCGGACGTGCACGAGATCTTCTTCCAGGTGTTCGACAAGGGCGTCATGGAAGACGGCGAAGGCCGGGTTATCGACTTCAAGAACACCCTGATCCTGCTCACCACCAACGCCGGTACCGAGCTTATTTCCCAGGTGTGCAAGGATCCGCAGAACGTCCCGCAGCCCGAGGCCATTGCCACCGCCCTGCGCCAACCGTTGCTGGAGATCTTCCCACCAGCGTTGCTTGGACGCCTGGTGACCATCCCCTACTACCCGCTCAGCGACGAGATGCTCAAGGCCATTACCCGCCTGCAGCTCGAACGCATCCGCAAGCGCGTGCAGGGCACCCACAAGGTCGCCTTCGACTACGACGACGAGGTGGTCGAGCTGATCGTCTCGCGCTGCAGCGAGACCGAAAGCGGCGGGCGGATGATCGACGCGATCCTGACCAACAGCCTGCTGCCGGACATGAGCCGCGAGTTCCTCACCCGCATGCTCGAAGGCAAGGCCCTGGCCGGGGTGCGCATCAGCCGCCGCGACAACGACCTGCACTACCACTTCAGCGACGCGCCATGATGGCGCGTTCAACGAGATAGACGATGCTATTCAAGCAATTCACCCGACTGGCGCAGATCAATAGCCCCCTGGGCCCGGATGCGCTGATCCTGGCGGAAATGGGCGGCGGCGAAGAGCTGGGGCGGCTGTTCGATTACGAATTGCAGCTGACCTCGGACAATTCGGCGATCGACCTCAACCAACTGCTGGGCAAGCCCATGAGCTTGAGCCTGGAGCTGGGTCTGGGCCGCTCGCGGTACTTTCACGGCATCGTTTCGCGCTGCAGCCAGAGTATCGACCGCGGCCAGTTCGCCAGTTATCGGGTGACCTTGCGGCCATGGTTGTGGTTGCTGAGCAAGACCTCCGACTGCCGCATCTTCCAGAACCAGACCATCCCGCAGATCATCAAGCAGGTGTTTCGCGACCTGGGGTTTTCCGACTTCGAAGACAGCCTCAGCCGGCCTTACCGCGAGTGGGAATACTGCGTGCAGTACCGCGAAACCAGCTTCGACTTCGTCAGCCGGCTAATGGAACAGGAAGGTATCTACTACTACTTCCGCCACGAAAAGGACCGCCACGTGCTGGTCCTGGCCGATGCCTATGGTGCCCACCAGGTGGTGCCCGGTTACGAGTCGGTGCCGTACTTTCCGCCCGATGGCCAGCACCGCGAGCGTGATCACCTCAACGACTGGCACCTGGCCCAGGAGGTGCAGTCCGGCTCGCTGGAGCTCAACGACTACGACTTCCAGCGCCCCAGCGCGCGCATCGACGTACGCTCGCAAATGCCGCGGCCGCACACCGCAGGCGATTATCCGCTGTACGACTACCCCGGCACCTACGTGCAGAGCGAGGACGGCGAGCACTACGCCCGCACCCGCATCGAGGCGCTGCAAAGCCTGCATGAACGCATCGAGCTGCGCGGCAACGCCCGAGGCCTGGCGGCAGGCAATCTGTTCAGCATGAGCGGCTTCAGCCGCCAGGACCAGAACCGTGAGTACCTGATCGTCGGCGCCCGCTATTACATTGTCCAGGAGCGCCTGGAAACCGGTGGTGGCGGCGGCAATGCCCAGTTCGAAAGCAACCTCAGTTGCATCGACGGGCAGCAGAGCTTCCGCCCCCTGGCCAGTACCCTGCGCCCACAGGTCAGGGGCCCACAGACGGCGATCGTGGTCGGCCCGGCCGGTGAAGAGATCTGGACCGACCAGTATGGCCGGGTCAAGGTGCATTTTTACTGGGACCGGCATGACCAGTCCAACGAAAACAGCTCGTGCTGGATTCGCGTCTCCCAGGCCTGGGCTGGCAAGAACTGGGGCTCGATGCAGATCCCGCGCATCGGCCAGGAAGTGATTGTCAGCTTTCTGGAAGGTGACCCGGACCGCCCGATCATCACCGGGCGGGTCTACAACGCCGAGCAGACCGTACCTTACGACCTGCCGGCCAATGCCACCCAGAGCGGGATGAAAAGCCGTTCGAGCAAGGGTGGTACACCTGCGAACTTCAACGAAATCCGCATGGAAGACAAGAAGGGCGCCGAGCAGCTGTACATCCACGCCGAGCGCAACCAGGACATCGCCGTCGAGAACGACGAGAGCCACTGGGTGGGCCACAACCGCAACAAGGTGGTGGACTTCAGCGAAGTGGCGACCATCGGCGAAGACCGCATTCGCGCGGTCAAGCGCGATGACATCCTGCTGGTGGGTTCGACCAAGACCG encodes:
- a CDS encoding type VI secretion system Vgr family protein, with amino-acid sequence MLFKQFTRLAQINSPLGPDALILAEMGGGEELGRLFDYELQLTSDNSAIDLNQLLGKPMSLSLELGLGRSRYFHGIVSRCSQSIDRGQFASYRVTLRPWLWLLSKTSDCRIFQNQTIPQIIKQVFRDLGFSDFEDSLSRPYREWEYCVQYRETSFDFVSRLMEQEGIYYYFRHEKDRHVLVLADAYGAHQVVPGYESVPYFPPDGQHRERDHLNDWHLAQEVQSGSLELNDYDFQRPSARIDVRSQMPRPHTAGDYPLYDYPGTYVQSEDGEHYARTRIEALQSLHERIELRGNARGLAAGNLFSMSGFSRQDQNREYLIVGARYYIVQERLETGGGGGNAQFESNLSCIDGQQSFRPLASTLRPQVRGPQTAIVVGPAGEEIWTDQYGRVKVHFYWDRHDQSNENSSCWIRVSQAWAGKNWGSMQIPRIGQEVIVSFLEGDPDRPIITGRVYNAEQTVPYDLPANATQSGMKSRSSKGGTPANFNEIRMEDKKGAEQLYIHAERNQDIAVENDESHWVGHNRNKVVDFSEVATIGEDRIRAVKRDDILLVGSTKTDSISRSYLIEVGENLRLVCGKSVLELNASGQINLTGVQFNFNAEGNAQFNTGGTLDLNIGGAPGATADGQGVKGTIDGAVEAIFPKPKASQ